tcatgaatgtttatgttaattgacatgagtgatgctcatgaatgttgacatgaatgatgctcatgaatgtttatgtatgatttgacatgagtgatgcttatgaatgtttatatatgattgacatgagtgatgctcatgtataattttggagtactggacgtacttttgatcacctagttggtgataatagcggcagggtgccgaataattgtggagtactgggcgtacttttgatcacctggttggtgataatagcggcagggtgccgaataaatttttagagtactgggcgtacttttgatcacctaattggtgataatagcggcggggtgccaaataattttttttgtaatactgggcgtacttttggtcacctggttggtgttattttgggcttatgggccttcgccctccacacaacattccagcccatttattttgggttttgccgttttttttattaccctctgatggggttacatagatgtctccgaaagataagaaaaataaattacatcattcaaaaataaatctgaTCCTCTGTTCAATGGGTCACGCCTATAATTCCCTCTTTTGCATGCCATCCTCACCACAATtatgtctttttctttttctattcttttcctcctcctttttctttttctttaacatCATGGTGTCATCTGTGAAGAGtgggaacatgcatgatgaaagttgATGGGCATCTTTTGCGCTGTCATCGTGCTAAGTTGATTCCCTTAATCAACTTGGAGCTTGGGCTGCTGTGCATTAGTGGGTAGccatgctttctgctttttATCTTTTTGCTTTCTGCAATTATCTCCGACCCAAAAGTTGATGCACAGAACAGAATCCTAACTCAGCATCAAGCAGGTAAGCTTGAACAGCCGAGTGACCAAAAAGGTCAATCTGCCAGCCGATTCAAGAAACCTAACCAAATTCTTTCAGAATAAATTGATGGCCTAAAATTGTCTGATCAATCAAGTCCACACGGTGAACAAAAACTCTAGATTGAATGGTGCATGCCCCTTGCGGATCCTGCCAGAAATGTCGTAGTGCGAACCATGGCATGGGCAGAACCAACCACCAAATCACCAGCATTCGACAAGAGGATGTACCCTAAGTGAGTGCAGACTCCGACAACTATAAGCCATTATGGATTTGTAACCCTATCTGCATCCTGTTGGGGATCACGAATGGACTGAACGTCTACACTATTAGCCAACTTGATGTCATCTTCAGTTCTACGCTTAATGAAAACAGGTTTCCCTCTCCATTTCACAGTAACAGTAGTATCAGGCTCAATGCTGGACAGGTCAACCTCAAGGAAAGCAAGGGCAAGAACATCTTTACTAGCAGACATGCTTAGTACAAACGTGAAGATGAGAAGTCGGATCAAGGAGGCATACATGAATCTACCTCATGTCAAGACGAAATAAGCAAATGCACGCTTGCTGGGGTCACCGGGTGGATACCTTTCATGGTTATACTCATcatacataattttttaagaAGGATTCTTCACAGCTGCCACAGTAGGTGGGATGTCTGAGAAAATACCAATATCATTTCCGGGAGCGAGGGCTTCAGAGGAAAATCCTCTGACGAGAGATGGAATTTTGGAATTCAGGAAAAAGTGAGCGGGGGATTTGGAAGCGAAATCGGAGGAATAGTCGTCGTCACTGTTGTTGGTAATGAAAAGCGGATGAGATCCTCCGGAGACGAAAGCGGGGGTGGTATACAACGACGACCGCCACACCGCAGCAAAAGATGACAACCTTCTTCCCGCGACTCTCAgcattttcctcttcttctgtAATCGCTAGGTAGCAATGGCCTCAACTTCTCCAGTctcgaagccatcaacaaatcAAATGCTCTTTTCCTCCTTCAACACCAGCAAACACGACATCACAGTGCCCCGCAAGGATGAGGAGCCGAGGCTTTTACCTACAGCCGCAGGAGGCGCTGCCAGTGCAGATGCTGGTGCAGTGGGGTGCGGTTGGGGACGAACTCAGCGGCCTGGGCGTTGAAGCGACTGAATGAAATGTTTCGGGATAAGGATGGATCTGGTAGAGAATCGGACAATGGGGATTCACCCTGTGCATTTGATTTGGATTAGTAAACGCAGCCCATGATTTTTAGGTTTTTAggttgtgcagattcacggtggtgagatgaaaaaatgaaagagaaccgacatagcttttcatgtcgattcccacagacggcgccaaatgttgatgcacaaaaccggaggggtcttggaacaacataaatccaactgtgaatctgcaagaaagtaaataacaaaagatgtatcgtggttcaccccaatatttgggctacgtccacactgattattgtatttctctaagaagattatgagggagagagcctctgtaatgtgagaatCAGGCTCTCTGAATGTGAGGGAGTTTGGAGatctcaggcctaagaattgccCTCTCCCAATGAAGAGAGTGAGgattcattttatagaataagggctccttacttattacatatttgcctcttcttttattacataattacattttagtcccccaagtatttatacgaggtctaaatacggaggtcctaagtatggtataaacacacataattcaacaattatgaatataatgcatacacaatttatgtagaatctaaaattcgaaaaacgtaaagttaGGTCAtacattatggtgaatgttcatgttaTCAGggttgcaaaaatatcgagataaaaacagttgttttgaaagaacctgattgcgtgatgatatggatgaactggtttgatgcaaaaaaaaacttcaacgtctgattcctaagcgcaacggttggagcgtgctgataatatgttgtagcctattttatctgacaaaggTGAGGGGCCAgcggcaaggagaagagagagtgagagagatgtgtgtatcattgtaggggaatgtgtgtgttatccctcctacatagtgcctttatttatagtagtaaaatgAGAGAAGAAATTCCTTCatcccaaggaatacaagttgtaatagggaaggataactagaataaaatataatctaggatttacacaatcacacttaaactagaaaagcttacaacaatatatatatatatatatatatatatattatttttttccttaacAAACGATAacatctacactaagggaagaAAATGAGTTTAGTCTCACAATGAACTAACAATAATGtgttcaaattcacatttagTGAGAATTAAACCTAACACTTCTCACATAAAAGTGAAGAGTACTTTTTAAAGTgccaaaaaaatgaaattgatgTATAAAATTTGGTGTATAAACACAGAATTAGTAATTGCAaatgcaaaagcaaaagcataaACGTAAATTCGTGTTCCGGTTAGCTGGCGGCAACATTGCCTCCACGAGCTCTTCATTGCCTAACagactatctctctctctccaaatcTGAGGGGCTCCATTGGGTTTACTAAAACAGAAAGAAACCAATCCCATTGCAATTCCACACGGTACGTTTCTTGTTTCTGAACCGCTCGCTTACTTTTCCATTGCTTTTTTCTGCTACTGCATCTCTGTGATCGATGGCTCTTGCGACCAGATCCGCTGAATTgggctccttttttttttcttgggtatTCTGGGATCTGATTGTGGGTTAGATTAGATCTATCTTGGAATTTGATTGCTTTTTGTGTGGTTGATCTGGAATGTCTGTGGGTCTGTATGTAGTTGATTTGCAATTTTGTTGTGGATTTGAATCAAGGTGACTACTTTtttgtatatttatgtttttgaaaaaatgggctTTACCCAAAAGAATTGATACATTGCTGTTTTGGTAGTTCCATAGTTCAGTGAATTGTGAGTCCTGATGGTTTTCAGTTTCTATCTCACTGAATAGAGAAATGGGAATGCACTAGATGATTTGATTGTATTTTCGAATCCTGGCACGAAAAGCAGCAGGACCCATCTCTGTGTTTCCATTGAATGACTTAACTGCTCAGTAAGTTTGAACTCGAGGAGAGGCAagcgatatgtgattgaattaCAGACTCCTTATCTTTGTGATCGGATGTTTAGTCTTTTTGTAAGGCAGACAATGTTATTATATCAGTTTGTTTGGAGCTTTTATACAAGCATGATTGTGATTTTTAAGTTGAGTTGTTTTATATTATAAACATATGTATAATGGAAATGagtatttattatttttggcATCAATGTGTTGAATCATACTTGAAATTAAACAGTTTTAATTTATTGCAGAATTTCAGTTTTCTTATTTGtttcagttttttctttttagagTATTTTGTTCCTAAAGCAGGTGAAACCGTCTGGCTTCATATGGATGTAGATGGATGCCTTTTTGGAGGCTGAGGGGTAAAGACTCTACAGTGGCTGGTTGAACGGAGTATATAAACAAATGGCTCCCACTAGCAAAGCTGATAAGAAGGCAGGAGATGTAGCTGCATGGATGTTCAATGTTGTAACTTCTGTTGGGATTATAATTGTCAATAAAGCTCTGATGGCTACATATGGCTTCAGTTTTGGTAAATTATTCTTCTTGCTTTTTAATGATTGATTTGATTTGAGTCGGGTTTGGGTTGTTTCTGATATGAGTTCAGGTTTTGGACAGCTATATCGTTTGAAAACTATAGCTTAGGTTAAAGTAAAACCTTTGTTGCATTTCTTCTGCAAACTTTATTAAAATTAGTAAGAAAATGAACCCGGCATTGTTCCCTATTGGACTTCAAACTATGATGGTTATAGAGCCAAGTGACAAACATGTTACCATGGCTTTTCTTGTTGCACAAATAAGTGGCCAGATTACAAagtaattttgtgcatcaagaTTTCCAGGAAATTTGACTGCATGTACAAAAGTCTTGTGATGTATGTTTTCTGAGTGTCATGTCATAAAtgctttcatattttttttgtttaagattTCATACTAATTATGAGTTAATCTCTTGAGACCGAAGTTGTAAGTCAACAGTTAACACTCATGATAACAGAGCGTTGGAAGTAGATAGAATATTGGGGAGCGTTACGGGTTGAGTGGTAGGACTAGAAAGGGCAAGGGGAGCATAGGAAATATCATGTGCAAGGCAGATAATGACCCTACTATTTGATTGTCTTTTGTTAGTAGCCGATCAGTTCTGTTATGACATAAGGTGTAGTGAATACTAAGTATCACTCACAATATCCAATATTTTACCTGGAGAAAAGTTGTAGCTAGATTTAATTTTCAGCTAACCTTGAGACAGTAATGGTTGTGGGGAAAAGTAGGGAGTAATGGCATTTTTGCATTTTTGACCCTTGAATTCATTAatatattcattttttatttcattgatACGCATTTAGAAATCTTCTATAACCTTAAACTTTCTTTATCAATTGGTTGTTTTTCTGTTTACTTGTTTATAGGAGATATGAATCTAGAAAACTTGTATAGCCATAAGCATGCTATTTATAACTTGTATTTATATGAATCTAAATTGAAACAATTTGCAGCTACAACATTAACTGGTTTGCATTTTGCTACAACAACTTTGATGACGCTTGTTCTAAGGTGGCTGGGATACATTCAACCCTCGCATCTACCTGTCTCTGAGCTTCTAAAATTTATGGTCTTTGCTAACTTCTCTATTGTTGGAATGAACGTGAGTCTAATGTGGAACTCAGTGGGATTTTATCAGGTATAGCTAGGGTTTTGATGCACTTTGGGTTTAGCTACTAAATAATGCAATATATTTGGGAGTTACATTTCTCTAATATAATTGACAGATAGCAAAGCTGAGTATGATCCCCGTGTCATGTTTACTGGAAGTTGTTCTCGACAAGATCCGTTACTCAAGAGATACAAAGTTGAGCATAGGAATTGTTCTCTTGGGAGTTGGTGTTTGCACCGTCACTGATGTGAGTGTCAATGCCAAAGGCTTCATTGCTGCCTTCATAGCTGTATGGAGCACTTCGCTCCAACAGTATGTAAGTTCTCCATTCCTCGGCACAAGCTGCAATTTTTCAAGCTCTTAAATTTTCATATTTGCTTATCTAAAAGttatatgaatttttaattgcaGTATGTGCACTTTCTTCAACGGAAATATTCACTCGGTTCTTTCAGTCTGTTGGGACATACTGCTCCGGCCCAGGCTGGATCTCTTCTGTTACTTGGCCCCTTCCTTGACTATTGGCTGACAAACAAGAGGGTTGATGCCTATGACTATAACTTTGGATCTCTGGTAAGTGTAATCCAATTTATTATTGTTTTGTGATTACCATAATCATCTTAAGCTGACTGTACCCAGACTCAACCTTAGCATTACAAGCAACAACGacaacaaaaccttttcccactaagtggggtcggctaaccTTAGCATTACAAGCATCATTACAAATCTACATTGTAATAATGTTAATGTTGTGATTAACCAGTATAAACACCGctaatattatttcttttgtttttggttaacACCTGTAACTTAATTCCTACTTATAGAAGAACATCATATGCACTTACAATGTTAATGTTGTGATTAACCAGTATA
This genomic interval from Malus domestica chromosome 05, GDT2T_hap1 contains the following:
- the LOC103448892 gene encoding UDP-rhamnose/UDP-galactose transporter 6, encoding MAPTSKADKKAGDVAAWMFNVVTSVGIIIVNKALMATYGFSFATTLTGLHFATTTLMTLVLRWLGYIQPSHLPVSELLKFMVFANFSIVGMNVSLMWNSVGFYQIAKLSMIPVSCLLEVVLDKIRYSRDTKLSIGIVLLGVGVCTVTDVSVNAKGFIAAFIAVWSTSLQQYYVHFLQRKYSLGSFSLLGHTAPAQAGSLLLLGPFLDYWLTNKRVDAYDYNFGSLMFIILSCTIAVGTNLSQFICIGRFTAVSFQVLGHMKTILVLIMGFFFFGKEGLNLHVVLGMIIAVVGMIWYGNASSKPGGKERWSHSLPTSRQQKHGGFPESTEHDGKV